The following are encoded together in the Deinococcus soli (ex Cha et al. 2016) genome:
- a CDS encoding DsbA family oxidoreductase, whose protein sequence is MTQLFTPSAPDRLRVDIWSDVACPWCYIGKRRFEQALTAFPHRDQVEVIWHAFELDPGAPAEHPLTMRDALAKKYGRTAEDAQGMMDHVTRTAAGEGLEYHFGRARLGNTFQAHQLIHHAAQHGKQDAMKERLLRAYMSDGDLVSDLDTLVRLAQEVGLDGAEVRAALLDGRHAHAVRQDEAQAQALGISGVPFFVLGGKYGVSGAQDPQTLLGALNQVWQETHPAPLQMLGTETPADGCEDGQCAVPDRA, encoded by the coding sequence ATGACTCAACTCTTCACCCCCTCCGCCCCGGACCGGCTGCGCGTGGACATCTGGTCGGACGTCGCCTGCCCCTGGTGCTACATCGGCAAACGCCGCTTCGAACAGGCCCTCACGGCCTTCCCCCACCGCGATCAGGTCGAGGTGATCTGGCACGCTTTCGAACTCGACCCCGGCGCGCCCGCAGAGCACCCGCTGACCATGCGCGACGCCCTGGCGAAGAAATACGGCCGCACCGCCGAGGACGCGCAGGGCATGATGGACCACGTCACCCGCACGGCCGCCGGGGAGGGCCTGGAGTACCACTTCGGGCGCGCCCGCCTGGGCAACACCTTCCAGGCGCACCAGCTCATCCACCACGCCGCTCAGCACGGGAAGCAGGACGCCATGAAGGAACGTCTGCTGCGCGCCTACATGAGTGACGGCGACCTCGTCAGCGACCTCGACACCCTGGTGCGCCTCGCGCAGGAGGTCGGCCTGGACGGCGCCGAGGTCCGCGCGGCCCTGCTCGACGGCCGCCACGCCCACGCCGTCCGTCAGGACGAGGCGCAGGCACAGGCGCTGGGCATCAGCGGCGTGCCGTTCTTCGTGCTGGGCGGCAAGTACGGCGTCAGTGGCGCGCAGGACCCCCAGACCCTGCTGGGCGCCCTGAATCAGGTGTGGCAGGAGACCCACCCGGCCCCCCTCCAGATGCTCGGCACCGAGACCCCCGCCGACGGCTGCGAGGACGGTCAGTGCGCCGTGCCCGACCGCGCCTGA